The Microbacterium esteraromaticum genome contains the following window.
CGGGTCGAACGGCGCCGGGAAGACGACAATGGTGCGCACCCTCTCGACTCTGCTCGCAGCGGATGCCGGTAGCGCCCACGTGCAGGGGATGGACGTGCACGAGAAGGGCGCCCAGGTGCGCGAGGTCATCAGCCTCACGGGGCAGTTCGCCGCCGTCGACGACGTGCTCACCGGACGCGAGAACCTCGTTCTGGTGGGGCGGCTGCGTCACTTCACAGCCCCGGGTGACACGGCGGATGCCCTGCTGGCCAGGTTCGGCCTGACCGAGGCGGGCTCGCGACGCGCGGGAACGTATTCGGGCGGGATGCGACGTCGGCTCGACATCGCGATGAGTCTCGTCGGGCATCCGCAGGTCGTCTTCCTCGATGAGCCGACCACAGGGCTCGATCCCGAGGCCAGACAGGAGGTGTGGGCCGTGGTCGAGGAACTCGTGCGCGGCGGCACAACCGTGATGCTGACGACGCAGTACCTCGATGAGGCCGAACGGCTCGCCGACCGCATCGCGATCCTGCACGAGGGGCGCATCATCGCCAACGGCACGGTCGCCGAGCTCAAGCAGTTGTTGCCGCCCACACGAGTGGAGTACGTCAAGCGGCAACCGACACTCGAAGAGGTCTTCCTCGCGCTGGTCGGTCCGTCGACCAGCGACGCTGAGAGGAGCGATGCCGCATGAGCACGCACGTGCTCGCCGATACGGCGAGCCTCACCGGTCGGTCGCTGCGCCACATCCTGCGCAGTGCCGACACCGTCATCACAACGGCAGTCACACCGATCGCCCTGCTGGTGCTTTTCGTGTTCGTGTTCGGCGGGGCCCTGCGGCAGAGCATCGGCGATGCCGCGTACATCGACTACCTGCTCCCCGGCAT
Protein-coding sequences here:
- a CDS encoding ABC transporter ATP-binding protein, translated to MNAVHADPRAIDVRGIRKSFGAHDVLRGVDFAVDRGSVFALLGSNGAGKTTMVRTLSTLLAADAGSAHVQGMDVHEKGAQVREVISLTGQFAAVDDVLTGRENLVLVGRLRHFTAPGDTADALLARFGLTEAGSRRAGTYSGGMRRRLDIAMSLVGHPQVVFLDEPTTGLDPEARQEVWAVVEELVRGGTTVMLTTQYLDEAERLADRIAILHEGRIIANGTVAELKQLLPPTRVEYVKRQPTLEEVFLALVGPSTSDAERSDAA